A portion of the Treponema rectale genome contains these proteins:
- a CDS encoding type III pantothenate kinase gives MLFAVDIGNTNVVIAVFDNDRIVTQWRVASDTRRTGDEYSSIILTLARDAGIDVSEFDKAVISSVVPALIGPFVVVCQRVCKVQPLVLTSAMALERKLPVHLPENSTRELGTDLLCNAVAAWEELEHHANIVVDFGTALTLTVTSSSGEILGGTISPGLGTAVKALATNAAQLPFVPLEAPSNVIGATTKGAIQSGVVLGYKGLVESLVSQVKSELVLRGEKDEIRVIATGGLNSVLKPITECFTSVDKDLTVKGLLSISKILQ, from the coding sequence ATGTTATTCGCTGTTGATATCGGTAATACTAATGTTGTAATTGCCGTTTTTGATAATGATCGTATTGTAACTCAGTGGAGGGTTGCAAGTGATACTAGACGGACTGGAGATGAGTATTCTTCCATTATTCTGACTCTGGCACGGGATGCAGGAATCGATGTTTCTGAATTTGATAAGGCAGTCATTTCTTCTGTCGTTCCGGCTTTGATTGGCCCTTTTGTTGTTGTCTGTCAGAGAGTATGTAAAGTTCAGCCTCTGGTTCTTACTTCTGCCATGGCTCTTGAAAGAAAGCTTCCTGTTCATCTTCCTGAAAATTCCACAAGGGAATTGGGAACGGATCTTTTATGTAATGCAGTTGCTGCATGGGAAGAGCTGGAGCATCATGCGAATATCGTTGTTGATTTTGGAACTGCACTTACTCTTACAGTAACTTCATCTTCTGGAGAAATTCTTGGAGGAACAATCAGTCCTGGTCTTGGAACTGCTGTAAAGGCTCTTGCAACTAATGCTGCTCAGCTTCCTTTTGTTCCTCTTGAAGCACCTTCTAATGTCATAGGCGCTACTACGAAAGGTGCAATTCAATCTGGTGTTGTACTTGGATATAAAGGTCTTGTTGAATCTCTTGTTTCGCAGGTAAAGTCCGAATTAGTTTTGCGTGGTGAAAAGGATGAAATTCGGGTTATTGCTACCGGAGGACTTAATTCAGTGTTAAAACCTATTACAGAGTGCTTTACTTCTGTTGATAAGGATCTGACTGTAAAAGGTTTGCTGAGTATTTCTAAAATATTGCAGTAG
- a CDS encoding MgtC/SapB family protein: MYVFDNFYVDCLVKLFASFLCGLFLGLERKRRFHSVGIRTLILISTSSMSMGMVSYLMAENSAVPGDPTRIAAGVVTGIGFIGGGAFIRQGMNIRGITSAAVIWAACGTGLACGIGAYFIAGATLVLSILSLIFLGIAEGHMFPAEKTKILTLVYLGDGIKISEVEKAVSEADLVRQDMNMAYSLDTHEMTLRFIVKIPKNYNLEQLAGILSNLGDLKMISIAEG; this comes from the coding sequence ATGTATGTTTTTGATAATTTTTATGTAGATTGTTTAGTGAAACTTTTTGCTTCATTTTTATGCGGACTTTTTCTCGGACTTGAGCGTAAAAGACGTTTTCATTCTGTTGGAATCAGAACCCTGATATTGATCAGCACTTCATCCATGTCAATGGGAATGGTATCATACCTGATGGCAGAAAATAGTGCTGTTCCCGGAGATCCGACTCGAATTGCGGCAGGTGTTGTTACTGGTATCGGTTTTATTGGCGGCGGAGCATTTATACGGCAGGGAATGAATATTCGGGGAATTACTTCTGCTGCAGTAATATGGGCTGCATGCGGAACGGGACTGGCCTGTGGAATCGGGGCTTATTTTATAGCCGGTGCAACTCTTGTTCTTTCAATATTAAGCCTTATTTTCCTGGGAATTGCAGAGGGACACATGTTTCCTGCTGAAAAGACTAAAATTTTAACGCTTGTATACCTGGGAGACGGTATAAAGATTTCGGAAGTTGAAAAAGCTGTTTCGGAAGCTGATCTTGTCCGTCAGGATATGAATATGGCATATTCCCTGGATACCCATGAAATGACACTGCGTTTTATTGTGAAAATTCCAAAGAATTATAATCTTGAGCAGCTGGCGGGTATTTTAAGTAATCTTGGCGATTTGAAAATGATAAGTATTGCAGAGGGATAA
- the hisS gene encoding histidine--tRNA ligase, producing the protein MADLIQPKVLKGFRDFLPQDEILRADLQEKLTRTYRAYGFVPIDTPVLEYTEILLRKSNGETEKQVFRFEDNGGRDVAMRFDLTVPFARYTAEHREELYFPFKRYHIAKVWRGEKPQAGRYREFVQCDFDTVGSDSATADFETLALMKAALKEIGVEKITIHVNHRGIFNRFLEKIGASEKSEDVLRIVDKIAKVGEDEVLKELTEVLGSENSARQITQYIKPKSSWDETLTHIESLAGGESEDTKRMKDIHEMMKASGIEETYVLDPSITRGLDYYTGVVYETFLNDLPSIGSVCSGGRYDNLAGLYMKDKVPGVGASIGLDRLIAGLNELGLINAKGSYLDAEIFNTEESLAIHYQKVAGELRQKDISVEVFPDCIKMNRQYNVTEKKGMKWGIIISKEQSDKNLLTLKNLKTREQFIDLTVDEAALKIKD; encoded by the coding sequence ATGGCAGATTTAATTCAACCGAAAGTTTTAAAAGGTTTCAGAGACTTTCTCCCTCAAGATGAAATTTTACGTGCAGATTTACAGGAAAAACTTACACGAACATATAGGGCATATGGATTTGTACCTATTGATACGCCAGTACTGGAATACACTGAAATTCTTCTAAGAAAAAGTAATGGTGAAACGGAAAAACAGGTTTTTCGTTTTGAAGATAATGGCGGTCGGGATGTAGCAATGCGTTTTGACCTTACAGTTCCTTTTGCAAGGTACACGGCAGAACACAGAGAGGAACTCTATTTCCCATTCAAACGCTATCATATTGCAAAAGTATGGAGAGGCGAAAAACCTCAGGCAGGACGCTATCGTGAATTCGTACAATGCGATTTTGATACAGTAGGAAGTGACAGTGCTACGGCAGATTTTGAAACTCTGGCACTCATGAAGGCTGCATTAAAAGAAATTGGTGTTGAAAAAATTACTATTCATGTAAATCATCGTGGAATTTTCAATAGATTTCTCGAAAAAATAGGCGCTTCTGAAAAATCTGAGGATGTACTCCGCATTGTAGATAAAATCGCAAAAGTTGGAGAAGATGAAGTTTTAAAAGAACTTACAGAAGTTTTAGGAAGTGAAAATTCTGCACGCCAGATTACTCAGTACATTAAACCAAAATCATCATGGGATGAAACTCTCACTCACATCGAAAGCCTTGCTGGCGGAGAATCAGAAGATACAAAAAGAATGAAAGACATTCACGAAATGATGAAAGCTTCAGGAATTGAGGAGACCTATGTACTTGATCCAAGCATCACCAGAGGGCTCGATTACTATACGGGTGTTGTTTATGAAACATTCCTCAACGACTTACCTTCAATAGGATCGGTATGCTCAGGAGGAAGATACGACAATCTTGCAGGGCTTTACATGAAAGATAAAGTTCCTGGTGTAGGAGCTTCAATCGGTTTGGATCGACTTATTGCAGGCCTCAATGAACTGGGACTTATAAATGCAAAAGGGTCTTATCTTGATGCCGAAATATTCAATACCGAAGAATCACTTGCAATTCATTATCAGAAGGTAGCAGGCGAATTAAGACAAAAGGATATTTCTGTTGAAGTATTTCCTGATTGTATAAAAATGAACAGACAGTACAATGTAACAGAAAAAAAAGGAATGAAATGGGGAATCATAATTTCAAAAGAACAGTCTGATAAAAACCTGCTGACACTAAAAAACCTTAAAACAAGAGAGCAGTTCATCGATTTGACAGTTGATGAAGCTGCATTAAAAATCAAAGACTAA
- a CDS encoding TIGR03546 family protein, whose translation MLKTLIKMINAFSSNTDPGAIAHAFACGVLLGFMPKGNLLWVLLFVFIFFMRIQRATFSLTVIVAALFAPLLDDVFNSVGYWILVKESLIPVYTKLLDIPFVAFTKFNNTVVMGSLIIGLACYIPAYVFGRLGIWLWRKYFADAVRRSRIVKLTKQIPLIQKLSSLASKI comes from the coding sequence ATGCTGAAAACTTTGATAAAAATGATTAATGCATTTAGTTCGAACACTGACCCCGGGGCAATTGCTCATGCTTTTGCATGCGGTGTTCTTCTTGGTTTTATGCCTAAAGGAAATCTGTTATGGGTTCTCCTTTTCGTTTTTATTTTTTTCATGAGAATTCAAAGGGCAACCTTTTCTTTGACTGTGATAGTTGCAGCTCTGTTTGCTCCATTGCTTGATGACGTTTTCAATTCAGTCGGTTACTGGATCCTTGTGAAGGAGTCTTTGATTCCTGTTTATACAAAACTGCTTGATATACCTTTTGTTGCTTTTACAAAATTTAATAATACCGTAGTCATGGGAAGCCTTATCATAGGATTAGCCTGTTATATTCCGGCATATGTTTTTGGAAGGCTTGGAATATGGTTGTGGAGAAAGTATTTTGCTGATGCAGTCCGTCGGAGCCGCATAGTAAAACTTACAAAACAGATTCCTCTCATTCAGAAACTTTCGTCTCTTGCTTCCAAGATTTAA
- a CDS encoding N-acetylneuraminate synthase family protein, producing the protein MEIVAEIGTSHSGDIEKAKKMIASAAENGATVIKFQWVYANEILHPDTGFVELPGGRIPLYQKFKSLEVKKEFFEECLKYTHKCGAKFLCSPFGKQSLEELISINPDMIKIASPELNHIPLLKRAAEICKNIPIVISSGVSTLGDIEKAINTLTDGGVKKENITLLHCSTFYPTPEEEYNVKVIKNLSAVFGIKCGISDHSTDPVLIPVLNTICGGVMIEKHFTLSNETDGLDDPVALTPQKFALMCHAVKQTQAIIERYRNETNALNGASIQFTQDYIPESAFDYVVKNLSREYSMEKITACLGDGIKRLGKSERQNYGRTNRSIHYMHTMKKGEQLREQDLGILRTEKILTPGLHPDFLTKIIGAKLSRDVQNGSGVQLEDLFIQEQ; encoded by the coding sequence ATGGAAATAGTAGCAGAAATAGGAACTTCACATTCCGGAGACATAGAAAAAGCAAAAAAAATGATTGCTTCAGCAGCAGAAAACGGTGCAACCGTAATAAAGTTTCAATGGGTATACGCCAATGAAATTCTTCATCCGGATACAGGTTTTGTTGAATTACCGGGTGGCAGGATTCCTCTGTACCAGAAATTCAAAAGCCTTGAAGTTAAAAAAGAATTCTTTGAGGAATGCCTTAAATACACACATAAATGCGGAGCAAAATTTCTCTGCAGTCCCTTCGGAAAACAAAGCCTCGAAGAATTAATATCCATAAATCCGGACATGATAAAAATTGCTTCTCCAGAATTAAACCATATTCCACTCCTAAAACGAGCTGCAGAAATTTGTAAAAATATTCCGATAGTAATATCCAGCGGAGTATCAACTCTTGGAGATATTGAAAAAGCCATAAATACACTTACAGACGGCGGAGTAAAAAAAGAAAACATAACTCTGCTTCACTGTTCAACATTTTACCCGACTCCAGAAGAAGAATATAATGTCAAAGTAATAAAAAATCTCAGCGCAGTTTTCGGAATCAAATGCGGAATAAGCGATCACTCCACAGATCCCGTCCTAATCCCCGTGCTCAATACAATTTGTGGCGGTGTAATGATTGAAAAACATTTTACTCTTTCAAACGAAACGGACGGACTGGATGATCCTGTAGCCCTGACTCCCCAAAAGTTTGCACTCATGTGCCATGCTGTAAAACAGACACAGGCAATAATTGAGCGGTACAGAAATGAAACAAACGCACTAAACGGAGCTTCAATACAGTTTACGCAGGACTATATTCCAGAATCAGCATTTGATTATGTAGTAAAAAATCTTTCCAGAGAATATTCAATGGAAAAAATAACCGCCTGTCTTGGAGACGGAATAAAACGTCTGGGAAAAAGTGAACGTCAGAACTACGGAAGAACAAACAGAAGCATTCATTACATGCACACAATGAAAAAAGGCGAACAGCTCAGGGAACAGGATCTCGGCATTCTCAGAACTGAAAAAATCCTTACCCCGGGGCTTCATCCTGATTTTCTTACCAAAATAATCGGTGCAAAATTAAGCCGGGATGTACAGAACGGAAGCGGAGTTCAATTGGAAGACCTGTTCATACAGGAGCAATAG
- a CDS encoding (deoxy)nucleoside triphosphate pyrophosphohydrolase translates to MSKISVVCLCVRDGKVFIAKRNPVGQMGNRWEFPGGKVEKNESDESAIIREMKEEFGIDVTIVNRICKKNFINCDVNLELHVYEVSFPHDGLEKRFTLSEHSEYRWVFFSDIDKNCFVDSDFSIMDICKNYFESKR, encoded by the coding sequence ATGAGTAAAATTTCTGTTGTTTGTCTTTGCGTTCGAGATGGAAAAGTTTTTATCGCTAAACGTAATCCTGTCGGACAGATGGGAAACCGTTGGGAATTTCCCGGGGGCAAGGTGGAAAAAAATGAGTCGGATGAATCAGCCATTATTCGAGAAATGAAAGAGGAATTTGGTATTGATGTTACTATTGTTAACAGAATCTGTAAAAAAAACTTTATTAATTGTGATGTTAATCTTGAACTTCATGTTTATGAAGTCAGTTTTCCTCATGATGGACTAGAAAAAAGATTCACTCTGTCTGAACATTCTGAATATCGATGGGTTTTCTTTTCCGATATTGATAAGAATTGTTTTGTTGACAGTGATTTTTCCATAATGGATATTTGTAAAAATTATTTTGAAAGTAAGCGTTAA
- a CDS encoding DUF1848 domain-containing protein, which translates to MIINTGGRTDLAHYYPQWLLQRFKEGFVYVRNPLYPEKITKYLLSPETVDCVIFCSKNYAPLLDRITEITDKFNTYFFYTITAYGKDIEKGIPDIDKSIDTLIKLEKIVGKERISWRYDPVLLTKKYTVQQHLITFEHMTARLHSHVRNCIFSFVQIYKKIESNFPELEEISPENKDILARGFGKIAAKYRMQIKTCAEKNDYTSYGIQKSGCVTLNEIADSNDLKFKELKHSGMRKNCRCIQSNDIGAYDTCPGGCRYCYANSDHELAEKNYRTHDFKSPILTGKISTSEQITNAKQKSFLVNPPPQLLLFE; encoded by the coding sequence ATGATTATAAACACAGGCGGAAGAACAGATCTGGCACATTATTATCCGCAATGGCTTTTGCAACGCTTCAAAGAAGGATTTGTATATGTCCGGAACCCGCTGTATCCCGAAAAAATAACAAAATACCTTCTCTCTCCAGAAACTGTTGACTGTGTTATTTTCTGCTCAAAAAACTATGCTCCGCTTTTAGATCGGATTACAGAAATTACAGACAAATTCAACACTTATTTTTTTTATACCATAACAGCTTATGGAAAAGATATTGAAAAAGGAATTCCAGACATCGACAAATCCATAGATACATTAATAAAACTGGAAAAAATCGTCGGTAAAGAAAGAATTTCCTGGAGATATGATCCCGTACTCCTTACAAAAAAATATACAGTACAGCAGCACCTGATAACTTTTGAACACATGACAGCCAGGCTTCATTCCCATGTAAGAAACTGCATATTCAGTTTTGTACAGATTTATAAAAAAATTGAATCTAACTTTCCTGAACTGGAAGAAATTTCTCCTGAGAATAAAGATATACTTGCAAGAGGATTCGGAAAAATTGCTGCAAAATACAGAATGCAGATTAAAACCTGTGCAGAAAAAAACGACTATACATCATACGGAATTCAAAAATCAGGCTGCGTTACCTTAAATGAAATAGCAGATTCAAACGACCTCAAATTCAAAGAACTTAAACATTCAGGAATGCGTAAAAACTGCAGATGCATACAAAGCAATGATATAGGTGCCTATGACACGTGTCCGGGAGGCTGCCGTTACTGCTATGCAAATTCCGACCACGAACTTGCAGAAAAAAATTACAGGACCCATGATTTTAAATCCCCGATTTTAACAGGAAAAATCTCAACTTCAGAACAAATAACAAATGCAAAACAAAAAAGTTTTCTTGTTAATCCTCCACCTCAGCTTCTTCTATTTGAATGA